One genomic window of Hydra vulgaris chromosome 03, alternate assembly HydraT2T_AEP includes the following:
- the LOC100213811 gene encoding cytotoxic granule associated RNA binding protein TIA1 isoform X2: MEPSDVPDTSATILYVGNLDKRVTDVMMLNILRAGLPHVKDKILSAKMFSTADITQGMEGYCFIQFQDNNTACQAMTFLNGRDFCGKKVKVNWATNSTNGGLPKVIGSSITIFVGDLDDDLTDSELRQAFEPFGEILNAKVVRDAATEKSKNYGFISFTNKPDAERAIRDMHGAMLKRRPIKTNWATRNQNSKPSQLDYDQVFKEVSESNCTVYVTNLPDRISDEVLVKHFEDCGKIVGTPRVFDGKNFAFIRFESHAAATTAIVKGNGSELNGAILKCWWGKDSESHQAGGDSYHQRFQQHQQSLQPTPITDQQTYELQQQQMQQYMYNVYYQQQYYQYWMQQYQLMQQQGVQATPANYYYNQQQQQQQPCYSPQPTTLQPVQQPVGSPPSYQQPNQQ, encoded by the exons ATGGAG ccttCAGATGTACCTGACACTTCTGCAACAATACT GTATGTTGGAAATTTAGACAAAAGAGTAACAGATGTAATGATGTTAAACATATTACGAGCAGGTTTGCCCCATgtaaaagacaaaattttatcaGCAAAAATGTTTAGTACTGCTGATatt ACTCAAGGTATGGAAGGTTACTGTTTTATACAATTTCAAGACAATAACACTGCTTGTCAAGCTATGACATTTCTTAATGGAAGGGACTTTTGTggaaaa AAAGTAAAAGTGAATTGGGCAACAAATTCAACAAATGGTGGTTTACCTAAAGTAATTGGTT ctagCATAACAATATTTGTTGGAGACCTTGATGATGATCTAACAGACAGTGAACTTCGCCAGGCCTTTGAGCCATTTGGTGAAATACT CAACGCTAAAGTAGTCAGAGACGCAGcaactgaaaaaagtaaaaactatggCTTTATTTCTTTCACTAACAAACCA GATGCAGAACGAGCAATACGAGATATGCATGGTGCAATGTTAAAGCGTCGACCTATCAAAACTAATTGGGCCACTAGAAACCAAAATTCAAAACCAA GTCAACTCGATTATGATCAAGTTTTCAAAGAGGTTAGCGAGTCAAATTGCACTGTGTATGTTACTAATCTTCCTGACAGAATATCAG atgaAGTCTTGGTGAAACATTTTGAAGATTGTGGTAAGATTGTTGGAACCCCTCGTGTATTTGATGGAAAAAACTTTGCTTTTATcag ATTTGAAAGTCATGCTGCTGCTACTACTGCTATTGTTAAAGGAAATGGTTCAGAACTAAATGGTGCTATTTTGAAG tgTTGGTGGGGAAAAGATTCTGAAAGTCATCAAGCTGGCGGTGACAGTTACCATCAAAGGTTTCAACAACACCAACAAAGTCTACAGCCTACACCCATTACTGATCAACAAACTTATGaacttcaacaacaacaaatgcaACAATATatg tacaATGTCTACTATCAACAGCAATATTATCAATACTGGATGCAACAATATCAACTAATGCAACAGCAGGGTGTTCAAGCTACACCAGCAAATTACTATTATAATCAGCAACAACAGCAGCAACAACCTTGTTACTCACCACAGCCAACTACTTTACAACCAGTACAGCAACCAGTAGGAAGCCCACCTTCTTACCAACAACCTAACCAGCAGTAG
- the LOC136078859 gene encoding uncharacterized protein LOC136078859, translated as MFDIYEERAINKSGHNTYRNIRNRKRKLTADEKREGEKNFEIRDSLRINTYYAIIDKLHSELVRRKLCYDEANKKFNFLFQIIKLSPSEVYKKAEILQSIYKNDLSSSFANECVQFRSYLMSLTESARPKTIIDIYKMIRTEKLQELFPYVDIALRIYLCCPTSNCSAERSFSALKRIKSYLRSQMTGDRLNRLAILSIESALTIDMNFNDIINTFAKQNSHRKL; from the coding sequence ATGTTTGATATCTATGAAGAGAGAGCAATTAATAAGTCGGGACACAATACATATCGAAATATAcgaaatagaaaaagaaaactaactGCAGATGAAAAAAGAGaaggagaaaaaaattttgaaattcgaGACTCTTTAAGAATTAACACATATTATGCTATTATTGATAAACTTCATTCTGAGCTAGTAAGAAGAAAATTGTGCTATGATGaagccaataaaaaatttaactttttatttcaaataataaaactatcgCCATCAGAAGTTTACAAAAAAGCAGAAATACttcaaagtatatataaaaatgatctttCATCTTCATTTGCTAACGAGTGTGTACAATTTAGAAGttatttaatgagtttaactgaAAGCGCAAGACCTAAAACtataatagatatttataaaatgatcagAACTGAAAAACTTCAAGAGCTGTTTCCTTACGTAGATATAGCATTAAGAATATATCTATGTTGTCCAACGTCCAATTGTTCAGCCGAGAGATCATTTTCAGCATTAAAGAGGATTAAATCTTATTTGAGGTCACAAATGACAGGTGATCGTCTTAATAGGTTAGCAATTCTATCTATAGAATCTGCACTTACCATAGATATGAACTTCAATgacattataaatacatttgcaaaacaaaactcgcatagaaaattataa